One part of the Vicia villosa cultivar HV-30 ecotype Madison, WI linkage group LG6, Vvil1.0, whole genome shotgun sequence genome encodes these proteins:
- the LOC131613694 gene encoding SNF2 domain-containing protein CLASSY 4-like has product MDGASSITQSKNVSLFGSVPFHGSCSLKTKRRRSDMCLSSKKSKSDEESLVWHKQVNFIRIDSDEERDQEWSKFSKGYDDDVIWIDTDEEGDQEELKFSKACVEQVENVVGDADDVICLDSDEEGDKEELNFSDKKFSKACVEQVEIVDNADADKVGDEEWLGYPNKNKFEVDGINIQNEEQSGDIVGEGGLEEYYNDDEEDEFDDGEESEEIETSDEEFLVDNVNDVFESDDSRGGGGGGDDDVQSVRGLRVGVESDSIKPKQKKMIERKESDYKGRASSSSGEKKESMELRLNQRGKSTVFLPKELRLIELLAGYYWGNKNSRIQNDSPVLEMKDVIRRDTRSPPVCTETAPLIWSLKKAEKVQKTKSEKEEEVLWDKMETSLRELEAESMMGNLGTNKAVKEKMESSSSECDHDIRLDEEIGVYCRRCGWVVTDIKDVSPQVVDKFPYEGSGQRVSFGDANVSHFHDSYFNVFNNDLGTNFSYDERTVWDLIPDVKQTLYSHQQEGFEFIWNKLVGNIELQGLKNANLQREGGCIISHAPGTGKTKLTIMFLKAYLKVFPKCLPVIVAPAGLLLTWEEEFKKWDIGVPFHNLKNPELSVKELDDVVNATNWSNSQWHSTDETRMAKLISWFKETSILGISYSLFKKLAGGEGALQKRKENSYMRKALLEAPGLLVLDEGHTPRNARSRVWKVLSKIQTKKRIMLSGTPFQNNFLELYNTFSIVKPSFPNTIPHKLKKFCQKHKKAAKEWSWEPVAENSTTGNSTDDKIKHLKLLMDPFVHVYKGAILQKKIPGLRDCVLRLRPDSLQKQILESIQSSQGILNFEHKLILASIHPSLFLKCKLLEKEESIVDKERLEKVRLDPHVGVKTKFLVEFVNLCNAVNEKVLVFSQFTAPLRLIIEQLNSIFNWAEGKEILYMDGKIDLKEKQSLIHNFNDANSKAKILLACTKACSEGISLVGASRIVLLDVVWNPSVERQAISRAYRIGQERVVYTYHLLMHGTAECVKYSKQAEKDRLSELVFSDNGKGKNRAVNFEDGILDRMLRHKKLKDIFFNIAHYTKQVHVMLTLTVIEFLGRYLTLELEWLSVWSCVGFGIDADCGTIVFSSSSTDRSSSFFLFSIAMLEKVVVCRLYEVLRRGNNVRLQTVVLSTGRTKLILSETFSFSRWRLQSYYQFESLSRPIQCLELTLMPALALAQPLMKSNATRIASKSNASTAESIKLNMSFTVDYLLGKQAFFGQTDSETLARVSNQGGIKEILTQRRSGKGKQICTPCIEPK; this is encoded by the exons ATGGATGGTGCTTCCAGTATTACTCAAAGTAAGAATGTTTCACTGTTCGGTAGTGTTCCATTTCATGGCTCATGTTCGTTGAAAACTAAGCGTAGAAGAAGTGACATGTGTTTGAGCTCTAAAAAAAGCAAGTCAGATGAAGAGTCTCTTGTGTGGCATAAACAAGTTAATTTTATTCGCATTGACAGTGATGAAGAACGAGATCAAGAGTGGTCGAAATTTTCTAAGGGTTATGATGATGATGTTATTTGGATTGACACTGACGAAGAAGGAGATCAAGAGGAGTTGAAATTTTCTAAGGCTTGTGTTGAACAAGTAGAAAATGTTGTTGGTGATGCTGATGATGTTATTTGCCTTGACAGTGACGAGGAAGGAGATAAAGAGGAGTTGAACTTTTCTGATAAGAAATTTTCTAAGGCTTGTGTTGAACAAGTAGAAATTGTTGATAATGCTGATGCTGATAAGGTTGGAGATGAGGAATGGTTGGGATATCCTAACAAGAACAAATTTGAGGTTGACGGCATTAATATCCAAAATGAGGAACAAAGTGGAGATATTGTTGGTGAAGGAGGGTTGGAAGAATATTataatgatgatgaagaagatgaatttgATGATGGTGAAGAAAGTGAGGAAATTGAGACTAGTGATGAAGAATTTCTAGTTGATAATGTGAATGATGTTTTTGAAAGTGATGATagccgtggtggtggtggtggtggtgatgatGATGTACAATCTGTTCGAGGTTTACGTGTTGGGGTTGAAAGTGATTCTATTAAACCAAAACAGAAGAAGATGATTGAGAGGAAGGAAAGTGATTATAAAGGTAGAGCTAGCAGCAGTAGTGGCGAGAAGAAGGAATCCATGGAGTTGCGTTTGAATCAAAGGGGAAAAAGCACAGTTTTTTTGCCGAAGGAGTTGCGTTTAATCGAACTCCTTGCTGGATACTATTGGGGAAACAAGAATAGTAGAATTCAGAATGATTCACCTGTGTTGGAGATGAAAGATGTTATTCGGCGTGATACAAGATCACCACCTGTTTGTACTGAGACAGCTCCATTGATATGGAGCCTTAAAAAGGCGGAGAAGGTGCAAAAGACCAAGAGCGAGAAGGAGGAGGAAGTACTATGGGATAAAATGGAAACAAGCCTTAGAGAACTTGAAGCTGAATCCATG ATGGGAAATTTAGGGACCAATAAAGCTGTGAAGGAAAAGATGGAAAGTTCATCCTCTGAATGTGATCATGACATTCGTCTCGACGAAGAGATTGGTGTATATTGCAGGCGATGTGGTTGGGTTGTCACTGATATTAAAGATGTCTCGCCACAAGTG GTTGATAAATTTCCTTATGAAGGGTCCGGACAAAGGGTGTCGTTTGGTGATGCAAATGTCTCACACTTTCATGACTCCTACTTCAATGTTTTTAATAATGACTTGGGGACTAATTTCTCGTACGACGAAAGAACAGTTTGGGACCTAATTCCTGATGTAAAACAAACCTTATATTCTCACCAACAAGAAGGTTTTGAGTTCATTTGGAATAAGTTAGTAGGAAACATTGAACTTCAAGGGTTAAAGAATGCCAATCTTCAAAGGGAGGGTGGTTGCATTATTTCACATGCTCCGGGAACTGGAAAGACAAAGCTGACAATCATGTTTCTCAAGGCTTATTTAAAAGTTTTTCCAAAATGCTTGCCGGTCATTGTTGCTCCTGCTGGTTTGTTGCTTACTTGGGAAGAAGAATTCAAAAAATGGGACATAGGTGTTCCATTTCACAATTTGAAGAATCCTGAGTTATCTGTTAAAGAGCTTGATGATGTTGTTAATGCAACTAATTGGTCTAATTCACAGTGGCATAGTACCGACGAGACACGAATGGCTAAACTGATTTCGTGGTTCAAAGAAACGAGCATTCTGGGAATCAGTTACAGTTTGTTCAAGAAGCTAGCAGGCGGAGAAGGGGCTTtacaaaagagaaaagaaaacagTTATATGAGAAAGGCTTTACTTGAAGCTCCAGGTTTGTTGGTTCTAGATGAAGGACATACGCCAAGAAATGCAAGAAGTCGTGTTTGGAAGGTGTTGTCAAAAATTCAAACAAAGAAGCGAATTATGCTTTCTGGAACTCCTTTCCAGAATAATTTCTTGGAACTGTACAACACCTTTAGCATAGTGAAGCCTTCTTTTCCTAACACGATACCGCACAAGCTGAAAAAGTTTTGCCAAAAACATAAGAAAGCAGCAAAAGAGTGGAGTTGGGAACCAGTTGCTGAAAACAGTACAACAGGAAATTCTACTGATGATAAGATCAAGCATTTGAAGTTGCTAATGGATCCCTTTGTTCATGTTTACAAAGGCGCGATTCTTCAAAAGAAGATTCCAGGGTTAAGAGATTGTGTGCTTCGTTTGAGGCCAGACAGTTTACAGAAGCAAATTCTTGAGAGCATTCAAAGTTCTCAGGGCATATTGAACTTTGAACATAAGCTGATACTGGCCTCAATCCATCCATCACTATTCCTAAAATGCAAACTTTTGGAGAAAGAAGAATCTATTGTCGACAAGGAACGACTTGAAAAAGTTAGATTGGATCCACATGTCGGCGTCAAAACAAAATTTTTGGTGGAGTTTGTTAATCTTTGTAATGCTGTTAATGAAAAAGTCCTTGTGTTCAGCCAATTCACCGCTCCTTTACGCTTAATTATTGAGCAATTAAACTCAATCTTCAATTGGGCCGAGGGGAAGGAAATACTCTACATGGATGGCAAGATTGATCTGAAGGAAAAACAGTCTTTAATCCATAACTTCAATGATGCAAACAGCAAAGCTAAGATTCTACTTGCATGTACGAAAGCTTGTTCCGAGGGAATTAGCTTAGTTGGAGCTTCAAGGATTGTGCTACTTGATGTTGTATGGAATCCTTCTGTCGAACGACAGGCTATCAGTAGAGCATATAGGATTGGACAAGAGAGAGTCGTGTACACGTACCATCTACTCATGCACGGGACTGCCGAGTGTGTCAAATATAGCAAACAGGCCGAAAAGGACCGGTTGTCTGAACTAGTGTTTTCGGATAATGGCAAGGGAAAAAACCGTGCGGTGAACTTTGAAGATGGTATTCTTGATCGAATGCTTCGGCACAAAAAACTTAAAGACAT ATTCTTCAATATTGCTCACTATACAAAACAAGTTCATGTGATGCTCACTTTAactgttatt GAGTTCCTTGGAAGATATCTGACCTTGGAGTTGGAATGGTTGTCAGTTTGGAGCTGTGTAGGATTTGGTATCGATGCAGATTGCGGTACTATTGTTTTTTCGTCCAGCAGTACTGATAGGTCGTCTTCCTTCTTTCTATTTTCTATAGCAATGCTTGAGAAGGTAGTTGTGTGCCGGTTATATGAGGTTCTTAGGCGTGGAAACAATGTCAGGCTTCAGACTGTTGTACTTTCTACCGGTAGAACGAAGCTGATCTTATCTGAAACTTTCAGTTTCTCTCGATGGAGGCTGCAATCTTATTATCAGTTTGAAAGTTTGTCTCGTCCGATTCAGTG CTTAGAGTTAACTCTCATGCCGGCGTTGGCACTGGCACAACCCCTTATGAAATCAAATGCTACTAGAATAG CTTCTAAATCCAATGCTTCTACTGCTGAAAGCATAAAACTGAATATGAGTTTTACA GTGGACTATTTGCTTGGAAAACAAGCCTTCTTTGGACAAACTGATTCTGAG ACACTTGCACGTGTCAGTAATCAAGGAGGCATAAAGGAAATCCTAACTCAAAGAAGAAGTGGTAAAGGAAAACAAATATGCACACCATGCATAGAACCAAAGTAA